One window of the Roseovarius sp. THAF9 genome contains the following:
- a CDS encoding carboxymuconolactone decarboxylase family protein, protein MSNPTNPFEAMMAQAQEMVKTMNPALESFSPKGFEAMWPTMPKEFMEMMFGKGISKDGLDAKTRLLITLAGLTMLGAQSDTQIRMTVRHALEAGATKDEIAETIAMMAMFAGIPSMNRAMDFAREVMDETKDEDQDT, encoded by the coding sequence ATGAGTAATCCGACGAACCCGTTCGAGGCGATGATGGCGCAGGCGCAGGAGATGGTGAAAACCATGAATCCGGCGCTCGAGTCGTTCTCGCCCAAGGGGTTTGAGGCGATGTGGCCCACCATGCCGAAGGAATTCATGGAAATGATGTTCGGCAAGGGAATCAGCAAGGACGGGCTGGATGCCAAAACGCGCCTGCTGATCACGCTTGCGGGGTTGACCATGCTGGGTGCGCAGAGCGATACGCAGATCAGGATGACCGTGCGCCACGCGCTGGAAGCGGGCGCCACGAAAGACGAGATTGCCGAGACCATCGCGATGATGGCGATGTTCGCCGGTATCCCGTCCATGAACCGGGCGATGGATTTCGCCCGCGAGGTCATGGACGAGACCAAGGACGAGGACCAGGACACATGA
- the nuoH gene encoding NADH-quinone oxidoreductase subunit NuoH — protein sequence MAEFLTTPLGTFVLIMAQCLAVVGFVMVSLLFLVYGDRKIWAAVQMRRGPNVVGVYGLLQTVADALKYVVKEVVVPAGADRTVFMMAPMASFVLAVLAWAVIPLNDGWVLSDINVAVLFVFAVSSLEVYGVIMGGWASNSKYPFLGSLRSAAQMISYEVSIGLIIIGVIISTGSLSFGSIVAAQDTNYGFFGWYWLPHLPMVFLFFISCLAETNRPPFDLPEAESELVAGYQVEYSSTPFLLFMAGEYIAIFLMCALTSLLFFGGWLSPIPGIPDGVFWMVAKMAFFFFLFAMVKAITPRYRYDQLMRIGWKVFLPLSLAWVVIVSFLAKFEVFGSFWARYAMGG from the coding sequence ATGGCTGAATTTCTGACAACCCCGCTTGGGACCTTTGTCCTGATCATGGCGCAGTGCCTTGCGGTGGTGGGCTTCGTGATGGTGTCGCTGCTGTTCCTGGTCTATGGCGATCGCAAGATCTGGGCCGCGGTGCAGATGCGGCGGGGGCCGAACGTGGTTGGTGTCTATGGCCTGCTTCAGACAGTGGCCGACGCGCTGAAATACGTGGTCAAGGAAGTGGTGGTGCCCGCGGGCGCGGACCGGACGGTTTTCATGATGGCGCCGATGGCCAGCTTCGTGCTGGCGGTGCTGGCCTGGGCGGTGATTCCGCTCAATGACGGCTGGGTCCTGTCGGATATAAACGTCGCGGTCCTGTTTGTCTTTGCCGTCTCGTCGCTGGAGGTTTACGGCGTCATTATGGGCGGCTGGGCCTCGAACTCGAAATACCCGTTCCTGGGCTCGCTGCGCTCTGCGGCACAGATGATTTCCTACGAGGTCAGCATCGGCTTGATCATCATCGGGGTGATCATTTCGACCGGCTCGCTGAGCTTCGGCTCCATCGTGGCGGCGCAGGATACCAATTATGGCTTCTTCGGCTGGTATTGGCTGCCGCATCTGCCGATGGTGTTCTTGTTCTTCATTTCGTGCCTGGCGGAAACCAACCGCCCGCCCTTTGACCTCCCGGAAGCGGAATCGGAGCTGGTGGCGGGCTATCAGGTGGAATATTCTTCGACGCCCTTCCTGCTGTTCATGGCAGGGGAGTACATCGCGATCTTCCTGATGTGTGCGCTGACGAGCCTGCTGTTCTTCGGCGGGTGGCTGTCGCCCATTCCGGGAATCCCGGACGGGGTATTCTGGATGGTCGCGAAGATGGCGTTTTTCTTCTTCCTCTTCGCCATGGTGAAGGCGATCACGCCGCGCTATCGCTATGACCAGCTGATGCGGATCGGTTGGAAAGTGTTCCTGCCGCTGTCGCTCGCCTGGGTGGTCATCGTGTCCTTCCTCGCGAAGTTCGAAGTGTTCGGGTCGTTCTGGGCCCGGTATGCAATGGGAGGCTGA
- a CDS encoding NADH-quinone oxidoreductase subunit J: MTIAAFSFYLFAVSLLAGGLFTVVSRNPVHSVLWLILAFLSAAGLFVLLGAEFVAMLLIIVYVGAVAVLFLFVVMMLDVDFAELKAEMAKYMPLALLIGIILLMQFGVAFGNWQMATDAEGARAAVTPTDMENTKALGMLLYDQYFLLFQLAGLILLVAMMGAIVLTLRHRSDVKRQDVLAQMYRDPAKAMELKDVKPGQGL, encoded by the coding sequence ATGACCATCGCCGCGTTTTCATTCTATCTCTTTGCGGTCTCGCTGTTGGCGGGGGGGCTGTTCACGGTGGTCAGCCGGAACCCGGTGCACTCGGTTCTGTGGCTGATCCTGGCGTTTTTGTCGGCTGCCGGTCTTTTCGTTCTTCTGGGCGCGGAGTTCGTGGCGATGCTGCTCATCATCGTCTACGTGGGCGCGGTTGCCGTGTTGTTCCTGTTCGTGGTGATGATGCTTGACGTGGATTTCGCCGAGTTGAAGGCGGAGATGGCGAAATACATGCCGCTGGCGCTGCTCATCGGGATCATATTGCTGATGCAGTTCGGCGTCGCGTTCGGCAACTGGCAGATGGCCACGGATGCCGAGGGCGCACGCGCCGCCGTGACGCCGACCGACATGGAAAACACCAAGGCGCTGGGGATGCTGCTCTATGACCAGTATTTCCTGCTGTTCCAGTTGGCGGGGCTGATCCTGCTGGTGGCGATGATGGGTGCGATCGTGCTGACCCTGCGCCACCGCTCGGACGTCAAGCGGCAGGACGTGCTGGCGCAGATGTACCGCGACCCGGCCAAGGCCATGGAACTGAAAGACGTGAAACCGGGGCAGGGGTTGTAA
- the nuoI gene encoding NADH-quinone oxidoreductase subunit NuoI, whose translation MTQIDYGRAAGYFLLKDVFNGFKLGFKYFFAPKATLNYPHEKGPLSPRFRGEHALRRYPNGEERCIACKLCEAICPAQAITIDAEPRDDGSRRTTRYDIDMTKCIYCGFCQEACPVDAIVEGPNFEFATETREELFYDKQKLLENGERWEAEIARNLEMDAPYR comes from the coding sequence ATGACGCAGATCGATTACGGACGCGCCGCGGGGTACTTCCTGCTGAAGGATGTGTTCAACGGTTTCAAGCTGGGGTTCAAATACTTCTTTGCCCCCAAGGCGACGCTGAACTACCCGCATGAAAAGGGCCCCCTGAGCCCGCGCTTCCGGGGTGAGCACGCGCTGCGGCGCTATCCCAACGGCGAGGAGCGGTGCATTGCCTGCAAGCTGTGCGAGGCGATCTGCCCGGCGCAGGCGATCACCATCGACGCCGAGCCGCGTGATGACGGCAGCCGGCGGACCACGCGGTACGACATCGACATGACCAAGTGCATTTATTGCGGGTTCTGCCAAGAGGCCTGCCCGGTCGATGCCATCGTGGAAGGGCCGAATTTCGAGTTCGCCACCGAGACCCGCGAAGAGCTGTTCTATGACAAGCAGAAACTGCTGGAGAACGGCGAGCGGTGGGAAGCCGAGATCGCCCGCAACCTGGAAATGGACGCGCCTTACAGATGA
- the nuoG gene encoding NADH-quinone oxidoreductase subunit NuoG: MSDLRKIIIDDQEVEVDGAMTLIQACEQVGIEIPRFCYHERLSIAGNCRMCLVEVVGGPPKPAASCAMQVRDLRPGPEGQPPVVRTNSPMVKKAREGVMEFLLINHPLDCPICDQGGECDLQDQAMAYGVDFSRYREPKRATEDLNLGPLVETHMTRCISCTRCVRFTTEVAGINQMGQTGRGEDAEITAYLGETLDSNMQGNIIDLCPVGALVSKPYAFTARPWELSKTETIDVMDALGSNIRVDTKGREVMRILPRNHDGVNEEWISDKTRFVWDGLRRQRLDRPYIRENGKLRPATWPEALGKAAEAVKGKTVAGLVGDLVPMEAAFALKQLVEGQGGRVECRTDGAHLVPGNRSAYVGTARVEEIDTAKKIVLIGTDPGNESPVLNARIRKAWLRGAEVVHAGQPAELTYDATEMGQRNRVLPQLLSDAKETEDAIVIIGQGALIGDGGPAALSTAMQLTEKMGGKMLVLHTAAARVGAMDAGCVTEGGITAALDGADVIYNLGADEIEIAEGPLVIYQGSHGDRGAHRADIILPAAAYPEEQGVFVNTEGRPQLALRAGHPPGEAKENWAILRALSGEMGAVLPFDSLAQLRRALIEEVPHVAQIDAVPENDWTMVDKIEPSAGSIGAALGDHYLTNPIARASALMAELSANAKDRREKPVAAE, translated from the coding sequence ATGTCTGACCTTCGCAAAATCATCATCGACGATCAGGAAGTGGAAGTGGACGGGGCGATGACCCTGATCCAGGCCTGCGAGCAGGTGGGGATCGAGATCCCGCGGTTCTGCTACCACGAGCGGCTGTCGATCGCGGGCAATTGCCGGATGTGTCTTGTGGAGGTGGTTGGCGGGCCGCCGAAACCGGCGGCCAGCTGCGCCATGCAGGTGCGCGATCTGCGGCCCGGCCCCGAGGGCCAGCCGCCGGTCGTGCGCACCAACAGCCCGATGGTCAAGAAGGCGCGCGAAGGCGTAATGGAGTTCCTGCTGATCAACCACCCGCTGGACTGCCCGATCTGCGACCAGGGCGGCGAGTGTGATTTGCAAGACCAGGCAATGGCTTATGGCGTGGACTTCAGCCGTTATCGCGAGCCCAAACGCGCGACCGAGGACCTGAATCTTGGCCCGCTGGTGGAAACCCACATGACGCGCTGCATTTCCTGCACCCGCTGCGTGCGTTTCACCACCGAGGTGGCGGGGATCAACCAGATGGGCCAGACCGGTCGGGGCGAGGATGCCGAGATCACCGCCTATCTGGGCGAGACGCTGGACAGCAACATGCAGGGCAACATCATCGACCTGTGCCCGGTGGGGGCGCTGGTCAGCAAGCCTTATGCGTTCACGGCCCGTCCGTGGGAGTTGAGCAAGACGGAAACCATCGACGTGATGGATGCGCTGGGGTCCAACATCCGTGTGGATACCAAGGGTCGCGAAGTGATGCGCATCCTGCCGCGCAACCATGACGGCGTGAACGAGGAATGGATTTCGGACAAGACGCGGTTCGTCTGGGACGGGCTGCGCCGCCAGCGGCTGGACAGGCCGTACATCCGCGAGAACGGCAAGTTGCGCCCGGCCACTTGGCCCGAGGCGCTGGGCAAGGCCGCCGAAGCCGTGAAAGGCAAGACCGTCGCGGGCCTCGTGGGAGACTTGGTTCCGATGGAGGCCGCATTCGCGCTGAAACAACTGGTCGAGGGCCAGGGCGGGCGCGTGGAATGCCGCACCGACGGCGCTCATCTGGTGCCGGGCAACCGCTCGGCCTATGTCGGCACGGCGCGAGTCGAGGAGATCGACACGGCGAAGAAGATCGTCCTGATCGGCACGGACCCGGGCAACGAGTCGCCGGTGCTGAACGCGCGCATCCGCAAGGCGTGGCTGCGCGGGGCCGAGGTGGTTCATGCCGGGCAACCGGCGGAGCTGACCTATGACGCGACCGAGATGGGGCAGCGCAACCGGGTGCTGCCGCAGCTGCTGTCGGACGCCAAGGAAACGGAAGACGCCATCGTAATCATCGGGCAGGGCGCGTTGATCGGGGACGGCGGGCCAGCGGCGCTGAGCACGGCGATGCAGCTTACCGAAAAAATGGGCGGCAAGATGCTGGTATTGCACACCGCCGCCGCGCGCGTGGGAGCGATGGATGCCGGTTGTGTGACCGAGGGCGGGATCACCGCCGCGCTGGATGGTGCGGACGTGATCTATAACCTTGGCGCCGACGAGATCGAAATCGCGGAGGGTCCGCTGGTGATCTACCAGGGCAGCCACGGCGACCGGGGCGCGCATCGCGCCGACATCATCCTGCCCGCCGCAGCCTATCCCGAGGAACAGGGCGTCTTCGTGAACACCGAAGGGCGTCCGCAACTGGCGCTGCGCGCCGGGCACCCGCCGGGCGAAGCCAAGGAGAACTGGGCGATCCTGCGGGCGCTGTCGGGCGAGATGGGCGCGGTGCTGCCATTTGACAGCCTAGCGCAGTTGCGCCGCGCACTGATCGAGGAAGTACCGCATGTCGCACAGATCGACGCGGTGCCGGAAAATGACTGGACCATGGTGGACAAGATCGAGCCGTCTGCGGGTTCCATCGGGGCCGCCTTGGGCGATCACTATCTGACAAACCCGATCGCCCGGGCCAGCGCGCTGATGGCGGAGTTGAGCGCCAACGCCAAGGACCGCCGCGAAAAGCCGGTGGCCGCGGAATGA
- a CDS encoding class I SAM-dependent methyltransferase has protein sequence MGIDYASFERLAELATRFRPEGRSLMLGRQHFRIHRANRNRYDKTLKRLGFEDLRRFDLLQEDGFSETLFRKLGFGEIESMDFSSYEGAHVLHDLNTLPAAELQNQFDFIYDGGTIEHVFHIPNALESVYRMLKPGGRFLSINGLNGWYGHGMYQFNPELVWTFWRRACNCEVIDCRSLPFDPKDGFGQTKMSDPAQTGVRLKLKNRIGPGRVYLSYEVEKTDESHLPDFALQSDYETKWQGAENAGATRFEKTGGSTA, from the coding sequence ATGGGGATCGACTACGCGTCATTCGAGCGCTTGGCGGAACTTGCGACACGGTTCCGCCCCGAAGGCCGGTCGCTGATGCTGGGGCGGCAGCATTTCCGGATTCATCGTGCCAATCGCAATCGCTATGACAAGACGCTCAAGCGCCTTGGATTCGAGGACTTGCGGCGGTTCGATCTGTTGCAGGAGGACGGGTTTTCGGAAACCCTGTTCCGCAAGCTTGGTTTCGGCGAGATCGAGTCGATGGATTTTTCGAGCTATGAGGGCGCGCATGTGCTGCACGACCTCAACACGCTTCCGGCGGCGGAATTGCAGAACCAGTTCGATTTCATCTATGACGGCGGCACGATAGAGCACGTCTTTCACATCCCCAATGCGCTGGAGAGCGTTTACCGTATGCTCAAGCCCGGCGGGCGGTTCCTGTCGATCAACGGGCTCAACGGGTGGTACGGGCACGGAATGTACCAGTTCAATCCGGAACTGGTGTGGACATTCTGGCGCCGGGCGTGCAACTGCGAGGTGATCGACTGCCGGTCGCTGCCGTTCGATCCCAAGGACGGGTTCGGCCAGACCAAGATGAGCGACCCGGCCCAGACCGGCGTGCGGCTCAAGCTGAAGAATCGGATCGGACCGGGCCGCGTTTATCTAAGTTACGAGGTCGAGAAGACAGACGAGTCGCATCTGCCCGATTTCGCGTTGCAGAGCGACTATGAAACCAAGTGGCAGGGTGCCGAGAATGCCGGTGCCACGCGCTTTGAGAAAACCGGAGGTTCGACGGCATGA
- the nuoL gene encoding NADH-quinone oxidoreductase subunit L produces the protein MEQIILFGPLLGAIIAGFGWRIIGDAGAQWVTTGLLFLSALLSWIVFFSFDGTTQYIHILDWIQSGDLDVAWSIRLDRLTAIMLIVITTVSALVHLYSMSYMAHDENFRDDESYRPRFFAYLSLFTFAMLMLVTADNLAQMFFGWEGVGLASYLLIGFYFRKPSANAAAIKAFVVNRVGDFGFALGIFALFFLTGSINFDDVFAAAPELANTQLTFLWTEWNAANLIAFLLFVGAMGKSAQLFLHTWLPDAMEGPTPVSALIHAATMVTAGVFLVCRMSPLMEFAPGALAFVTVLGGMTAFFAATVGLVQNDIKRVIAYSTCSQLGYMFVAAGVGAYSVAMFHLFTHAFFKAMLFLGAGSVIHGMHHEQDMRNYGGLRKKFPYTFWAMLIGTLAITGVGIPLTTIGFAGFLSKDAIIESAYAGTAGGFAFWALVIAALFTSFYSWRLMFLTFWGEPRGDKHTHEHAHESPMVMVAPLGVLALGSIFAGMIWYNSFFGHTDQVAKFFGVPYAEEQHHEEGAGDHGEETAAADESHAEEGEAHAEAEGGYGEEHHYVFTGEPGEGAIYAAEGNTILNDAHAVPKWVKVSPFVAMIIGFLTALWFYILNPSIPGRLAENQRPLYLFLLNKWYFDEIYDFVFVRPAKRLGSLLWKKGDGNVIDGTINGVAMGIIPFFTRLAGRAQSGYIFTYAFAMVIGIAVLVTWMSLSGGAN, from the coding sequence ATGGAACAGATCATCCTATTCGGCCCGCTGCTGGGCGCCATCATCGCGGGCTTCGGCTGGCGGATTATCGGGGACGCGGGCGCACAGTGGGTGACGACAGGGCTGTTGTTCCTGTCGGCGCTGCTCAGCTGGATTGTCTTTTTCAGCTTCGACGGAACGACCCAGTACATCCACATCCTTGACTGGATCCAGTCGGGCGATCTGGACGTGGCTTGGTCGATCCGGCTGGACCGGCTGACGGCGATCATGCTGATCGTGATCACCACGGTGTCGGCTTTGGTGCACCTTTATTCCATGAGCTACATGGCCCATGACGAGAATTTCCGCGATGACGAGAGCTATCGACCGCGCTTCTTTGCCTATCTGAGCCTTTTCACCTTCGCCATGCTTATGCTGGTGACGGCGGATAACCTGGCGCAGATGTTCTTTGGCTGGGAGGGCGTAGGCCTGGCGTCCTACCTGCTGATCGGGTTCTATTTCCGCAAGCCGAGCGCCAACGCGGCGGCGATCAAGGCCTTCGTGGTCAACCGCGTGGGGGATTTTGGCTTCGCGCTGGGAATCTTCGCGCTGTTCTTCCTGACCGGCTCGATCAACTTCGACGACGTGTTCGCGGCGGCGCCCGAGCTGGCCAATACGCAGCTGACCTTCCTCTGGACGGAGTGGAACGCGGCGAACCTGATCGCCTTCCTGCTGTTCGTCGGCGCGATGGGGAAATCGGCGCAGCTGTTCCTGCACACATGGCTGCCGGACGCGATGGAAGGCCCGACGCCGGTGTCGGCGCTGATCCACGCGGCGACCATGGTGACGGCGGGCGTGTTCCTTGTCTGCCGGATGTCGCCGCTGATGGAATTCGCGCCCGGCGCGCTGGCCTTCGTCACGGTGCTGGGCGGCATGACGGCGTTCTTTGCCGCGACCGTGGGGCTGGTGCAGAACGACATCAAGCGCGTCATCGCCTATTCGACCTGTTCGCAGCTGGGCTACATGTTCGTGGCGGCGGGCGTCGGGGCGTATTCAGTGGCGATGTTCCACCTGTTCACCCACGCGTTCTTCAAGGCGATGCTGTTCCTCGGGGCCGGGTCGGTCATTCACGGGATGCATCACGAGCAGGACATGAGGAACTATGGCGGGCTGCGCAAGAAATTTCCCTATACGTTCTGGGCCATGTTGATCGGCACGCTGGCGATCACCGGCGTGGGCATTCCGCTGACCACGATCGGCTTTGCCGGGTTCCTGTCGAAGGACGCGATCATCGAAAGCGCATATGCGGGCACCGCCGGGGGCTTTGCCTTCTGGGCGCTGGTCATCGCGGCGCTGTTCACCAGCTTTTACAGCTGGCGGCTGATGTTCCTGACCTTCTGGGGCGAGCCGCGCGGCGACAAGCACACGCATGAGCACGCGCATGAAAGCCCGATGGTGATGGTGGCGCCTTTGGGTGTGCTGGCGCTGGGGTCGATCTTTGCCGGCATGATTTGGTATAATAGTTTTTTCGGGCATACCGACCAGGTGGCGAAGTTCTTTGGCGTGCCATACGCCGAGGAGCAGCACCACGAGGAAGGCGCCGGGGACCACGGTGAAGAAACCGCGGCGGCCGACGAGAGCCATGCCGAGGAGGGCGAGGCCCATGCCGAGGCAGAAGGTGGCTATGGCGAGGAGCATCACTACGTCTTTACGGGCGAGCCGGGCGAGGGCGCGATCTATGCCGCAGAGGGCAATACGATCCTGAACGACGCGCACGCGGTGCCAAAATGGGTCAAGGTCAGCCCCTTCGTGGCGATGATCATCGGGTTCCTGACGGCGCTGTGGTTCTACATCCTGAACCCGTCGATCCCCGGACGGCTGGCCGAAAACCAGCGCCCGCTGTACCTGTTCCTGCTGAACAAGTGGTATTTCGACGAGATCTACGATTTTGTCTTCGTGCGGCCCGCCAAGCGGTTGGGCAGCCTGTTGTGGAAGAAAGGCGATGGCAACGTCATCGACGGCACCATCAACGGGGTCGCGATGGGGATCATCCCGTTCTTCACCCGCCTCGCCGGTCGGGCGCAGTCGGGATACATCTTCACCTATGCCTTTGCCATGGTCATCGGGATCGCGGTGCTTGTCACATGGATGAGCCTTAGCGGGGGAGCGAACTAA
- a CDS encoding NADH-quinone oxidoreductase subunit M, translating to MENLLSITTFIPAIAAFILAVFLRGEDEAAQRNAKWVALIATGLTFLVSLFILFDFDPNNTGFQFVEEREWLLGLQYKMGVDGISILFVMLTTFMMPITIAASWNVTHRVKEYMIAFLLLETLMLGVFMALDLVLFYLFFEAGLIPMFLIIGIWGGKERIYASFKFFLYTFLGSVLMLVAMVAMFAEAGTTDIPTLMTHSFGSETFSLLGIQIVGGMQTLLFIAFFASFAVKMPMWPVHTWLPDAHVQAPTAGSVVLAAILLKMGGYGFLRFSLPMFPVGSEVLTPLVLWMSAIAIVYTSLVALAQEDMKKLIAYSSVAHMGYVTMGIFAANQQGIDGAIFQMLSHGFISGALFLCVGVIYDRMHTREIDAYGGLVNRMPAYALIFMLFTMANVGLPGTSGFIGEFLTLMGIFKVNTWVALVATSGVILSAAYALWLYRRVVLGDLIKESLKSIKDMTQREKAIFAPLVVMTLLLGVYPSLVTDIIGPSVEALISNYETALVDAESATKLAAATE from the coding sequence ATGGAAAACCTGCTTTCCATCACCACTTTCATCCCTGCCATCGCGGCCTTCATCCTGGCGGTGTTCCTGCGCGGCGAGGACGAGGCGGCGCAGCGCAATGCCAAGTGGGTGGCGCTGATCGCGACCGGGCTGACCTTTCTGGTGTCGCTGTTCATCCTCTTTGATTTCGACCCCAACAACACCGGCTTTCAGTTCGTGGAAGAGCGCGAGTGGCTTCTGGGGCTGCAATACAAAATGGGCGTGGACGGGATCAGCATCCTCTTCGTGATGCTGACGACCTTCATGATGCCCATCACCATCGCAGCGTCGTGGAACGTGACGCACCGGGTGAAGGAATACATGATCGCCTTCCTTCTGCTGGAAACGCTGATGCTGGGCGTGTTCATGGCGCTGGACCTGGTGCTGTTCTACCTGTTCTTCGAGGCGGGGCTGATCCCGATGTTCCTGATCATCGGGATCTGGGGCGGTAAGGAGCGCATCTATGCCTCCTTCAAGTTCTTCCTCTACACCTTCCTTGGCTCGGTCCTGATGCTGGTGGCAATGGTCGCCATGTTCGCCGAGGCGGGCACGACGGATATCCCGACGCTGATGACCCACAGCTTCGGCTCTGAGACGTTCAGCCTGCTGGGGATCCAGATTGTGGGGGGCATGCAGACGCTGCTGTTCATCGCGTTCTTCGCCAGCTTCGCCGTCAAAATGCCGATGTGGCCGGTGCATACCTGGCTGCCGGATGCGCACGTGCAGGCGCCCACGGCGGGGTCGGTCGTGCTGGCGGCGATCCTGCTGAAGATGGGCGGCTATGGCTTTTTGCGGTTCAGCCTACCGATGTTCCCGGTGGGATCCGAAGTGCTGACGCCGCTGGTGCTGTGGATGTCGGCCATCGCCATCGTCTATACCTCGCTGGTCGCGCTGGCGCAGGAAGACATGAAGAAGCTGATTGCCTATTCGTCCGTGGCGCACATGGGCTACGTCACCATGGGGATCTTCGCCGCGAACCAGCAGGGGATCGACGGCGCGATTTTCCAGATGCTGAGCCACGGCTTCATCTCGGGCGCGCTGTTCCTGTGCGTGGGCGTGATCTATGACCGGATGCACACGCGGGAGATCGACGCTTATGGCGGGCTGGTGAACCGGATGCCGGCCTATGCGCTGATCTTCATGCTGTTCACCATGGCAAATGTCGGCCTGCCGGGCACCTCGGGTTTCATCGGGGAATTCCTGACGCTGATGGGGATCTTCAAGGTCAACACCTGGGTGGCGCTGGTGGCCACGTCGGGCGTGATCCTGTCGGCAGCCTATGCGCTGTGGCTTTATCGCCGGGTGGTGTTGGGCGACCTGATCAAGGAAAGCCTGAAGTCGATCAAGGACATGACGCAGCGCGAAAAGGCGATCTTTGCCCCGCTGGTGGTGATGACCCTGCTGCTGGGCGTCTATCCCAGCCTTGTGACCGACATTATCGGCCCCTCGGTCGAGGCGCTGATTTCCAATTATGAAACGGCCCTGGTCGACGCGGAGAGCGCGACCAAGCTGGCCGCTGCGACGGAGTAG
- the nuoK gene encoding NADH-quinone oxidoreductase subunit NuoK, with product MIGLEHYLTVAAALFVIGIFGLFLNRKNVIILLMSIELMLLAVNVNLVAFSSFLGDMVGQVFTLFVLTVAAAEAAIGLAILVCFFRNRGTIAVEDVNVMKG from the coding sequence ATGATTGGACTGGAGCATTACCTGACGGTGGCGGCGGCGCTGTTCGTCATCGGGATTTTCGGGCTTTTCCTGAACAGGAAGAACGTGATCATCCTGCTGATGTCGATCGAGTTGATGCTGCTGGCGGTCAACGTGAACCTCGTGGCATTTTCCAGCTTCCTGGGCGACATGGTGGGGCAGGTCTTTACCCTGTTCGTGTTGACCGTGGCCGCCGCCGAGGCCGCCATTGGCCTCGCCATTCTTGTCTGCTTCTTCCGCAACCGCGGCACGATCGCCGTGGAAGACGTCAACGTGATGAAGGGCTGA